TCGATCTGCCGGAGCTTGGTGGCTCACAAAAGATTCGCGACGCAGGCTTTAGCGTATTCGCGGTATGTTCCTTCAACGAAGACGAGTGACGCCCCCATGAGCAGCGAACGCTACCATCAGCATTTCACGGTTTCCTGGGACCAGCTTCACCGCGACGTGCGCGCCCTGTGCCACCAGCTCATCGAGCGCGACTTCAAGGGGATCGTTGCGATCACGCGAGGCGGACTGATTCCTGCCGCGCTCATCGCCCGCGAGCTCAACATTCGCCTGATCGATACGGTCTGCATCAAAAGCTATGACCACATGGATCAGGGCGGGCTTGGTGTATTGAAAGGCGTCGATCATGACGGCGATGGTTGGCTTCTGGTCGACGACCTGGTCGATACTGGCAAGACCGCTCGCGCGGTGCGCGAAATGCTGCCCAAGGCGCACTTCGTCACCATTTACGCCAAGCCCGACGGTCGTCCGCTGGTCGATCAATACCTGACCGAAGTCGGCCAAAACTGTTGGATCCAGTTTCCCTGGGACATGGGCGTTGCCTATGTCGAGCCGCTCGCCGACCAAATCAAAAAGTGAGATGAGATGACCGACCCTTTACCGACAGAGTGGAGTCAGTGGCTGGGCCAAGAGTTTC
The window above is part of the Halomonas sp. GD1P12 genome. Proteins encoded here:
- the gpt gene encoding xanthine phosphoribosyltransferase — encoded protein: MSSERYHQHFTVSWDQLHRDVRALCHQLIERDFKGIVAITRGGLIPAALIARELNIRLIDTVCIKSYDHMDQGGLGVLKGVDHDGDGWLLVDDLVDTGKTARAVREMLPKAHFVTIYAKPDGRPLVDQYLTEVGQNCWIQFPWDMGVAYVEPLADQIKK